One Oryza sativa Japonica Group chromosome 8, ASM3414082v1 DNA window includes the following coding sequences:
- the LOC4345975 gene encoding uncharacterized protein, translated as MGAKDNGEVRDEKGVGSDYEPARVSGVSKKLMRKDTRENSPRMAKSSGSRQVQNKLQHKASNNIQSRSPKPRKVVNAAKSAEVRRSDTVRVPSRAPSELSEETDDIVSEAGTVDDSKGNEEAKEIDVLDEAPHCDQSTGTDDEIPEIEEKIVDDEKPVVYQRNEELQSKIDKLEQELREVAALEVSLYSVLPEHGSSAHKLHTPARRLSRMYIHASKFWSSDKIASVAKSTVSGLVLVAKSCSNDASRLTFWLSNTVVLREIIAQTIGISCQSSSTITAINMNGSAKSLDGRSMPMLWTNSSSGKQTKFTGMQVPDDWHETSTLLAALEKIESWIFSRIVETVWWQALTPHMQTPVEGSSTPKTGRVLGPSLGDQQQGTFSVNLWKAAFHDAFNRICPLRAGGHECGCLPVLAKLVMEQCVGRLDVAMFNAILRESASEIPTDPISDPIVDPKVLPIPAGDLSFGSGAQLKNSIGNWSRWLTDNFGIDADDSEEDGTDTGSERSAAESKSFQLLNELSDLLMLPKDMLIEKSIRKEICPSIGLPLVTRILCNFTPDEFCPDPVPSIVLEELNSESLLERCTDKSATSAFPCIAAPVVYRPPSLLDVAEKVADTGGNAKLDRRASMVQRRGYTSDDDLDDLDSPLASLIDKSAPPLLSKGSAHFTAQRGVSMENARYTFLREVWLERQ; from the exons ATGGGTGCCAAAGATAATGGGGAAGTAAGAGACGAGAAGGGGGTTGGATCAGATTATGAACCGGCCAGAGTTTCAGGAGTTTCCAAGAAACTCATGAGAAAGGATACAAGAGAAAATAGCCCTCGCATGGCAAAAAGCAGTGGCAGCCGTCAAGTTCAGAACAAGCTGCAACATAAAGCTTCAAACAACATTCAGAGTAGATCTCCAAAACCCAGGAAAGTTGTTAACGCTGCGAAATCTGCTGAAGTTAGAAGGTCAGATACTGTAAGAGTTCCTTCTCGTGCTCCATCAGAGCTTTCTGAGGAAACAGACGATATAGTTAGCGAGGCTGGAACCGTTGATGATAGTAAAGGCAATGAAGAGGCCAAGGAGATTGATGTGCTAGATGAAGCTCCACATTGTGATCAGAGCACTGGTACTGACGATGAAATTCCTGAAATTGAAGAAAAGATAGTTGATGATGAGAAACCAGTTGTGTATCAAAGGAATGAGGAGTTACAATCAAAGATTGACAAGTTGGAACAAGAACTTCGTGAAGTTGCTGCGCTCGAAGTTTCCCTCTACTCTGTATTGCCTGAGCACGGAAGTTCGGCACATAAGCTGCATACCCCAGCTCGGCGTCTTTCTAGGATGTACATTCATGCATCAAAGTTTTGGTCCTCAGATAAGATAGCTTCGGTGGCAAAAAGCACTGTGTCTGGCCTAGTGCTTGTTGCGAAATCATGCAGTAACGATGCATCAAG ATTGACATTCTGGCTGTCCAATACAGTTGTGCTAAGGGAGATAATTGCACAAACTATTGGTATCTCATGCCAATCGTCTTCAACCATTACAGCCATCAACATGAATGGTAGTGCAAAAAGTCTTGATGGGAGATCGATGCCAATGCTATGGACAAATAGCTCCAGTGGCAAACAAACCAAATTTACTGGCATGCAGGTACCGGATGATTGGCATGAAACAAGTACACTTTTGGCTGCATTGGAGAAGATTGAATCATGGATATTTTCTCGGATAGTAGAAACAGTGTGGTGGCAG GCACTAACTCCTCACATGCAAACTCCGGTGGAAGGATCGTCAACCCCAAAGACTGGGAGAGTGTTAGGTCCTTCTTTGGGTGATCAGCAGCAAGGCACCTTTTCTGTTAACCTGTGGAAGGCTGCATTTCACGATGCATTCAACAGAATATGCCCCCTCCGTGCTGGTGGACATGAATGTGGCTGTTTACCAGTATTGGCAAAATTG GTGATGGAGCAATGTGTAGGCCGTTTAGATGTTGCAATGTTTAATGCAATCCTTCGTGAATCGGCTAGTGAGATACCCACTGATCCTATATCTGACCCAATTGTTGACCCAAAAGTCCTGCCGATTCCAGCTGGTGATCTAAGCTTTGGGTCAGGCGCTCAGCTGAAGAATTCT ATCGGAAATTGGTCGAGATGGTTAACAGATAACTTTGGAATCGACGCTGATGACTCAGAGGAGGATGGTACCGACACAGGAAGTGAAAGAAGTGCAGCTGAATCAAAGTCTTTTCAACTGCTTAATGAATTGAGTGATCTCCTTATGCTCCCAAAGGACATGCTTATAGAAAAATCTATCAGGAAAGAG ATCTGCCCTTCGATTGGCCTCCCGTTAGTAACAAGAATCCTATGCAACTTCACTCCTGATGAGTTCTGTCCTGATCCTGTTCCTAGCATAGTCCTAGAGGAGCTGAATTCTGAG AGTTTGCTGGAGCGATGCACCGACAAAAGTGCAACCAGCGCATTTCCATGTATCGCTGCTCCTGTTGTGTACCGCCCTCCATCCCTACTGGATGTGGCAGAGAAAGTGGCGGACACTGGTGGCAATGCAAAGCTAGACAGGAGAGCGTCAATGGTCCAGAGGAGAGGATACACCAGTGATGATGATCTGGATGACCTGGATTCTCCCCTCGCATCCCTTATCGACAAAAGCGCTCCGCCTTTGCTGTCTAAAGGTAGCGCGCATTTTACTGCTCAAAGAGGAGTTTCCATGGAGAATGCCAGATACACATTCCTGAGAGAGGTATGGTTGGAGAGGCAGTGA
- the LOC9272419 gene encoding uncharacterized protein: MRAISAAAAGMLRARLRGGGGDGAGRWTTPGHEERPKGHLFNRPPPGESRKWEDWELPCYVTSFLTVAILGVGLSAKPDLTLETWAHHKALDRLQEKDLAAAGQVPREL; this comes from the coding sequence ATGCGGGcgatctcggcggcggcggcgggcatgcTGCGGGCGCGGCTCCGCgggggcggaggcgacggcgcggggcggtgGACGACGCCCGGGCACGAGGAGCGGCCCAAGGGGCACCTCTtcaaccggccgccgccgggggagTCGCGGAAGTGGGAGGACTGGGAGCTTCCCTGCTACGTCACCTCCTTCCTCACCGTCGCCATCCTCGGCGTCGGCCTCAGCGCCAAGCCCGACCTCACCCTCGAGACGTGGGCGCACCACAAGGCCCTCGACCGCCTCCAGGAGaaggacctcgccgccgccggtcaggTTCCCCGCGAACTCtag
- the LOC4345976 gene encoding large ribosomal subunit protein eL31, whose amino-acid sequence MVEKKGGAARKEEVVTREYTINLHKRLHSCTFKKKAPNAIKEIRKFAQKAMGTTDVRVDVKLNKHIWSSGIRSVPRRVRVRIARKRNDEEDAKEELYSLVTVAEVPPEGLKGLGTKVVDETD is encoded by the exons atggtggagaagaagggaggagcggcgaggaaggaggaggtggtgacGAGGGAGTACACCATCAACCTCCACAAGCGCCTCCACAGCTG TACATTCAAGAAGAAGGCGCCCAATGCCATCAAAGAGATCAGGAAGTTTGCGCAGAAGGCTATGGGCACTACAGATGTCAGGGTCGATGTGAAGCTCAACAAGCACATCTGGAGCAGTGGGATCAGGAGTGTGCCGCGGAGGGTTCGTGTGAGGATCGCCCGCAAGAGGAATGACGAGGAGGATGCCAAGGAAGAGCTCTACTCTCTGGTCACTGTGGCCGAGGTCCCTCCTGAGGGTTTGAAGGGGCTGGGAACCAAGGTTGTTGACGAAACGGATTAA